A part of Salvelinus sp. IW2-2015 linkage group LG16, ASM291031v2, whole genome shotgun sequence genomic DNA contains:
- the commd2 gene encoding COMM domain-containing protein 2 produces MLLVLSDEHKEHLGFLPEVDSAVVGEFGRIAVEFLRKGTNPKIYEGAARKLSVDAETVQHGVEGLMYLLTESSKLMISEVDFQDSVLVLGFTEELNQLLLQLYLENRKEIRHILGELTPSLPHYHNLEWRLDVQLASRALRQQVKPTVTMKLHLEESGGDKSAKVLQTDPATLMHLIQELEKALAELKTTHCRRILRNIK; encoded by the exons ATGCTGTTGGTGTTATCTGACGAACATAAGGAGCACCTGGGGTTTCTGCCAGAGGTGGACTCTGCGG TGGTTGGTGAATTTGGACGAATAGCGGTTGAGTTCCTTCGAAAGGGAACAAACCCTAAGATCTATGAGGGGGCTGCCA GAAAGCTGAGTGTTGACGCAGAGACCGTACAGCATGGTGTGGAGGGACTCATGTACCTTCTCACGGAGAGCTCCAAACTCATG ATCTCTGAGGTGGACTTTCAGGACTCAGTGCTGGTGCTGGGCTTCACCGAGGAGCTGAACCAGCTGCTGCTGCAGCTCTACCTGGAAAACAGGAAGGAGATCCGACACATCCTCGGTGAACTCACCCCCTCACTGCCACACTACCACAACCTGGAGTGGAGGCTGGACGTGCAG CTGGCCAGTCGTGCCCTCCGGCAGCAGGTTAAGCCTACAGTGACTATGAAGCTGCAcctggaggagagtggaggagataaGAGCGCTAAGGTACTACAGACTGACCCTGCCACCCTGATGCACCTCATCCAGGAGCTGGAGAAAGCCCTAGCTGAGCTCAAGACCACCCATTGCCGCAGGATCCTACGCAACATCAAATAG